A window of Desulfobulbus oralis genomic DNA:
TGCCCGATGTTCGGGGCCTCCGGTATGGAGGCCGATGTGGCCCGTGGCAAGCTGGCCCTGATCGATAATCTGGCCCACGAGATTTTGCGCGATCCGGCGGCCCTGGCCGATAAGCTGGGGCGGTGCCTGCTCTGTGGCTCCTGTCAGGCTGCCTGTCCGCCCGGCGTCAAAATCATGGACATTTTTATGGAAGCCCGCGAGCTGGTCCATGATTATATTGGGCTGCACCCGGCCAAGAAACTCATCTTTCGTCAACTGCTGGCCCACCCCGGGCTGTTCAACCTGTCCATGCGCCTGGGAGCCCCCGCGCAGCGGCTGCTGTTTCGTTCCAGCCAGGATGTCCAGGAGACGGTGTGCGCCCCTGTGCTGGATTTCATGCTGGGTGATCGGCATATCCATCCGCTGGCAGCGAGGCCCTTGCACGCCCGCTATGGCGCGCTGGACGAGCCCAGACTTGCTGGCGGCATCAAGGTGGCCTTCTATCCCGGTTGCGTGGGCGACAAGATGTACACCGAGATGTCCGAGGCCTGTCTGAAAGTGCTGCGGCACCACCAGGTCGCGGTCTTCATGCCCTCTGGTCTGGCCTGCTGCGGCATTCCGGCTCTGGCTTCCGGCGATGCCAAGGGCATGCTCTCCCAGCTCAGGGCCAACCTGCGGGCGCTCGCAGGGGGTGATTTCGACTACATCTTAAGCCCCTGCGCCTCCTGCACGGCCACGATCGCGGAACATTGGCCTGCATACGCCAGGAGGCTGAGCGCCGCCAAGGCCCGGGAAGCCGCGATCCTGGGCGCCAAGGCCATGGATATCAACGCCTTTTTGGTCGATGTGTTGCAGGTCAGGCCGGCTGCCGCGTCTGCCGGTGATGCCATCCCGGTGACCTACCACGATTCCTGCCACCTCAAGAAGTCCCTGGGCGTGGTCAGCCAGCCCCGGGATGTGATCGAGGCCAATCCGGCCTGCCGACTGACCGAAATGGCGGAGGCTGACCGCTGCTGCGGCTGCGGCGGTTCCTTCAATCTGTTTCACTATGACTACTCCCGCAAGATCGGGCAGCGCAAGCGCGACAATGTGGTGGCGAGCGGCGCGAAAATTGTGGCAGCCGGCTGTCCGGCCTGCATGATGCAACTGGAAGACGTACTGTCCCACAACGGAGACGATGTGCGTGTGAAGCACACGGTCGAACTGTATGCAGAAAGCCTGAAATGACCCACGCCGCGCCGGCCGGGGCGCTCCGGCGGGCGCAGGCAACACCCTTCAAAACCAAGGAGTCCCTTTATGAACCATGAGGAACTGGTCGCGGCCTTTGTTGCCAAGGCCCAGGCTGTCAATGCCGTGGTGCAGGAATTGCCCGACATGGCGGCGGCCCTGGATTATGTAGTGGATATCTGCGAAAAAAAGGCCCCGGCAGAGATGCTGGCCGACGAGCCTGGCACGGCCCAGGGGCCCCTGGGGCCCAACAAGGTGCCTACCCGGGTGCAGAAGATCGTCGCGGCGCCGGAGCTGAACGATGCGGATTTTGCCAAACTGGCCGCAGCCTGCGAGGCCAGGGGCTTTCTCTGTCTGAAAGGGGG
This region includes:
- a CDS encoding (Fe-S)-binding protein, which encodes MSDVHELAQRLMALDDRLIACMKCGNCQAVCPMFGASGMEADVARGKLALIDNLAHEILRDPAALADKLGRCLLCGSCQAACPPGVKIMDIFMEARELVHDYIGLHPAKKLIFRQLLAHPGLFNLSMRLGAPAQRLLFRSSQDVQETVCAPVLDFMLGDRHIHPLAARPLHARYGALDEPRLAGGIKVAFYPGCVGDKMYTEMSEACLKVLRHHQVAVFMPSGLACCGIPALASGDAKGMLSQLRANLRALAGGDFDYILSPCASCTATIAEHWPAYARRLSAAKAREAAILGAKAMDINAFLVDVLQVRPAAASAGDAIPVTYHDSCHLKKSLGVVSQPRDVIEANPACRLTEMAEADRCCGCGGSFNLFHYDYSRKIGQRKRDNVVASGAKIVAAGCPACMMQLEDVLSHNGDDVRVKHTVELYAESLK